A window of the Deltaproteobacteria bacterium genome harbors these coding sequences:
- a CDS encoding FAD-binding oxidoreductase, producing MATERVRKNFWGWGWEERFPDEATRRSIGQLAAAFIGGADLRMQEPPALDEVELAPPRVAPPAALADRFSARPYDRACHCYGRNYRDVWRGFHRDFRAAPDWVVTPRDEADIAAVLDWAADARVAVIPYGGGTSVVGGIEAAVGDGYAAAVSLDVGRLDRVLEVDAASRAARIQAGASGPVLERQLAERGMTLRFFPQSFELSTLGGWIATRAGGHFATQHTHIDDLVESVRMITPRGTWHSRRLPASGAGPNPDRLALGSEGTLGVITEAWVRVRPRPRWRSKATVTFERFADAAAAARAITQAELFPANCRVLDGREAALNRIPTGGRALLLLAFESADHPVDDAMARALELGRSAGGRCEDGPVSAAGGDRVDASAGAAWRRAFVDMPYLINVLVSVGLIGDTFETACTWDRFDALCDGVIKELRDALHRVCGGGVVTCRITHVYPDGAAPYFTFVAPGRAGAEADQWWDLRAAAAEAVLRHGGTITHHHAVGRLHRPWYDRERPEPFGLALRAAKRAVDPAGVLNPGVLVDPQAE from the coding sequence ATGGCGACCGAGCGCGTCCGCAAGAACTTCTGGGGGTGGGGATGGGAGGAGCGATTCCCGGATGAGGCAACGCGGCGGTCGATCGGGCAGCTGGCCGCAGCGTTCATCGGCGGCGCGGACCTGCGCATGCAAGAGCCGCCGGCTCTCGATGAGGTCGAACTCGCGCCGCCGCGGGTCGCTCCGCCTGCCGCGTTGGCGGATCGGTTCAGCGCTCGCCCATACGATCGCGCGTGCCACTGTTACGGGCGCAACTATCGCGACGTGTGGCGGGGGTTTCACCGCGACTTCCGCGCCGCGCCGGACTGGGTCGTGACGCCGCGCGACGAAGCCGACATCGCTGCGGTGCTCGATTGGGCCGCTGACGCGCGCGTCGCAGTCATCCCGTACGGCGGCGGGACGAGCGTCGTCGGCGGGATCGAGGCGGCGGTAGGCGACGGCTACGCGGCCGCGGTGTCGCTCGACGTCGGCCGGCTCGATCGCGTGCTGGAGGTCGACGCGGCATCGCGCGCCGCCCGCATTCAGGCGGGCGCCAGCGGACCGGTACTCGAGCGCCAACTCGCCGAGCGCGGAATGACGCTGCGCTTCTTTCCGCAGTCGTTCGAGCTGTCTACGCTCGGCGGGTGGATCGCGACTCGCGCGGGAGGCCACTTCGCGACGCAGCACACGCACATCGACGACCTGGTCGAGTCGGTGCGCATGATCACGCCGCGCGGCACGTGGCACAGTCGGCGGCTGCCGGCGTCGGGCGCCGGCCCCAACCCGGATCGGTTGGCGCTCGGGTCCGAGGGGACGCTTGGCGTGATCACCGAAGCATGGGTGCGCGTGCGACCGCGCCCGCGGTGGCGGTCGAAGGCCACGGTGACGTTCGAGCGGTTCGCCGATGCCGCAGCCGCCGCGCGCGCGATCACGCAGGCTGAGCTATTTCCGGCCAACTGCCGGGTGCTCGACGGGCGGGAGGCGGCGCTCAACCGGATCCCGACCGGCGGCCGGGCGTTGCTGTTGCTCGCGTTCGAGTCGGCTGACCATCCGGTGGACGACGCGATGGCGCGAGCGCTCGAACTGGGGCGGTCGGCTGGCGGGCGGTGCGAGGACGGTCCGGTGTCGGCCGCCGGCGGCGACCGCGTGGACGCATCGGCGGGGGCCGCGTGGCGACGCGCGTTCGTCGACATGCCCTATCTCATCAACGTGCTCGTGAGCGTCGGACTCATCGGGGACACGTTCGAGACGGCGTGTACGTGGGACCGGTTCGACGCGCTGTGCGACGGTGTGATCAAAGAACTGCGCGATGCGCTGCACCGTGTGTGCGGCGGCGGCGTCGTGACGTGCCGCATCACGCACGTCTACCCGGACGGCGCCGCGCCGTATTTCACGTTCGTCGCGCCCGGGCGCGCGGGCGCCGAGGCGGATCAGTGGTGGGACCTGCGCGCGGCGGCCGCCGAGGCCGTCCTGCGGCACGGCGGTACCATCACGCACCACCACGCGGTCGGCCGGCTGCACCGCCCGTGGTACGACCGCGAGCGCCCCGAGCCGTTCGGGCTGGCGCTGCGTGCCGCCAAGCGAGCGGTCGATCCGGCGGGCGTGCTCAACCCGGGCGTATTGGTCGATCCGCAGGCGGAATGA
- a CDS encoding tetratricopeptide repeat protein: protein MAFDRTKILAAAGARAARGQLRAAIALYRSVVERDPNDASTWIKLADLYRRSNRSADAAVAYRRAAALFRARGFAARAVAALEQAVRIAPDDPDARIEVADVHAELGHHADAARHLVRAADALCARGRPRDAVVALRRVAAIAPNEPRVRERLIAACAGAGRMAEAIEHAVALADLYLRAGQPKRALHVLEPLAAESQDHPDLRAALARARRAAPVASAQREAGANGPAPRAAGVEVAPLRVAPRAARPLARGTERRPPDPSARQAAALFAEAIAYAKVGLADRAIPLLREVLAIQPDHDLARRALHTALRRR, encoded by the coding sequence ATGGCGTTCGACCGCACCAAGATACTCGCGGCTGCCGGCGCACGCGCGGCGCGAGGCCAGTTGCGCGCCGCGATCGCGCTATACCGTTCGGTCGTCGAGCGGGATCCCAACGATGCGTCGACCTGGATCAAGCTGGCCGACCTGTACCGGCGCTCGAACCGGTCGGCGGACGCGGCGGTAGCCTATCGGCGGGCGGCCGCGCTGTTTCGCGCCCGCGGGTTCGCGGCGCGCGCCGTCGCCGCCCTCGAGCAGGCGGTCCGCATCGCGCCCGACGATCCGGATGCGCGGATCGAAGTCGCCGACGTCCACGCCGAACTGGGCCACCACGCCGACGCGGCGCGCCACCTGGTGCGGGCAGCGGATGCGCTGTGTGCACGTGGTCGCCCGCGCGATGCGGTCGTCGCGCTGCGCCGCGTCGCCGCGATCGCGCCGAACGAGCCGCGCGTGCGCGAGCGGCTCATCGCCGCGTGCGCCGGCGCCGGCCGAATGGCCGAAGCGATCGAGCACGCGGTCGCGCTCGCCGACCTCTATCTGCGCGCGGGCCAGCCAAAGCGCGCGCTGCACGTGCTCGAACCGCTGGCGGCGGAGTCGCAGGACCACCCCGACCTGCGCGCTGCGCTCGCCCGGGCGCGCCGGGCGGCGCCTGTCGCCTCGGCGCAACGAGAGGCGGGCGCGAACGGCCCGGCGCCGCGGGCGGCGGGCGTCGAGGTCGCGCCTTTGCGCGTCGCGCCCCGCGCCGCGCGGCCGCTCGCGCGCGGCACCGAGCGGCGACCGCCGGATCCGTCCGCACGGCAGGCGGCCGCGTTGTTCGCCGAGGCGATTGCGTATGCCAAGGTCGGCCTCGCCGACCGCGCCATCCCACTGCTGCGCGAGGTGCTCGCGATTCAGCCCGATCACGACCTCGCACGACGCGCGCTGCATACCGCGTTGCGCCGCCGGTGA
- a CDS encoding tetratricopeptide repeat protein produces the protein MPDDRTKLIDKARAEARRGRLRRATDLYERAVASAPDDARGWLALGDLYRRSGDADAAAGAYRRAGRAYAGLGFAARALAAYRQALRIDDGDPDTHAAVAELHLRLGHTADARDAFVRAAERFEVRGDAAGAARAVGGAAAIEPVDVGLLRRAAELAAAAGDRDAARAHRLAAADWYMRVGDALRAVHVLRPAYEAEPTRVDVLDKLAQAFAAAGRADKVAMVRAERARLSGGDGGTGALARGTEPRGAPPSVDTRTAAMFAQAMARLRAGDRGGAARMLRAILADRPDHAEARAALEHLDGG, from the coding sequence ATGCCCGACGACCGCACGAAGCTCATCGACAAAGCCCGCGCCGAGGCCCGCCGTGGCCGGCTCCGCCGCGCCACCGATCTGTACGAGCGAGCGGTCGCGTCGGCGCCCGACGACGCCCGCGGCTGGCTTGCGCTCGGTGACCTGTATCGCCGCTCCGGCGACGCGGACGCCGCCGCGGGCGCATACCGGCGCGCGGGTCGCGCCTACGCGGGGCTCGGCTTCGCCGCGCGGGCGCTTGCAGCCTACCGCCAGGCGCTCCGAATCGACGACGGCGATCCCGACACGCACGCGGCCGTCGCGGAACTGCACCTGCGCCTGGGCCACACGGCGGACGCGCGCGATGCGTTCGTGCGCGCCGCGGAGCGGTTCGAGGTGCGCGGCGACGCGGCGGGTGCGGCGCGCGCGGTCGGAGGGGCCGCCGCGATCGAGCCGGTCGATGTCGGCTTGTTGCGCCGGGCCGCCGAACTGGCGGCGGCTGCGGGAGACCGCGACGCGGCGCGCGCTCATCGACTCGCCGCCGCCGACTGGTACATGCGCGTCGGGGACGCACTGCGTGCGGTCCACGTGCTGCGCCCCGCGTACGAGGCGGAGCCGACCCGGGTCGACGTGCTCGACAAGCTCGCGCAGGCGTTCGCCGCCGCCGGGCGCGCCGACAAGGTGGCGATGGTGCGCGCCGAGCGCGCGCGCCTCTCCGGCGGCGATGGGGGAACGGGAGCGTTGGCGCGCGGGACCGAACCGCGCGGTGCACCGCCGTCCGTCGACACGCGCACCGCTGCGATGTTCGCACAGGCGATGGCGCGCTTGCGCGCCGGCGATCGCGGCGGCGCGGCCCGCATGCTGCGCGCGATCCTGGCAGACCGACCGGACCACGCCGAGGCGCGAGCGGCGCTGGAGCACCTCGACGGCGGATAG
- a CDS encoding sugar kinase, translating to MNGRSQNRSVLAVGSVALDDIDGPFGLQRDILGGSASFFATAASYFTDRVALVAVIGDDFPEEHVEFLASRGIDLTGLQREGGDSFHWYGKYSDDLTSRTTLDTKLGVFADFRPRLADVHRDAEFLFLGNIEPSLQASVAEQVAAPRLIAADTMNLWIEHHADALRRTLGKVDVLLINDEEARQLSGAHNLALAANAIRAMGPRAVVIKRGDAGAYLFHEDGTFAVPALPIEEVRDPTGAGDSFAGGFMGYLAYAGATDDDAVRGAMIAGSVMASYCVEQFSLDGLRNLTAEMIEERFAAFQALMRCDHIRL from the coding sequence ATGAACGGCCGCAGCCAAAACCGGTCGGTGCTCGCCGTCGGCTCGGTCGCGCTCGACGACATCGACGGGCCGTTCGGCTTGCAGCGCGACATCCTGGGGGGGTCGGCGTCGTTCTTCGCCACGGCGGCATCGTACTTTACCGATCGCGTGGCGCTCGTCGCGGTCATCGGCGACGATTTCCCCGAAGAGCACGTCGAGTTCCTGGCGTCGCGCGGCATCGACTTGACAGGCTTGCAGCGCGAGGGCGGCGACAGCTTTCACTGGTACGGCAAGTACTCGGACGATCTCACATCGCGCACCACGCTCGACACCAAGTTGGGCGTGTTCGCCGACTTCCGGCCGCGACTCGCCGACGTGCACCGGGATGCCGAGTTTTTGTTTCTCGGCAACATCGAGCCGTCGCTGCAGGCGAGCGTCGCCGAGCAGGTGGCTGCGCCGCGCCTGATCGCCGCTGACACGATGAACTTGTGGATCGAGCACCACGCCGACGCGCTGCGCCGCACGCTCGGCAAGGTCGACGTCCTGCTCATCAACGACGAGGAGGCGCGACAGCTGTCCGGGGCGCACAACCTCGCACTCGCGGCCAACGCGATCCGCGCGATGGGGCCGCGCGCCGTCGTGATCAAGCGGGGCGACGCAGGGGCCTACCTGTTTCACGAAGACGGTACGTTCGCGGTTCCGGCGCTGCCGATCGAAGAGGTCCGCGATCCGACCGGCGCGGGGGATTCGTTCGCGGGCGGGTTCATGGGCTATCTGGCCTACGCCGGCGCGACCGACGACGACGCCGTGCGGGGTGCGATGATCGCCGGCAGCGTGATGGCGTCGTACTGCGTCGAGCAGTTTTCGCTCGACGGGCTGCGCAACCTCACCGCCGAAATGATCGAGGAGCGGTTCGCGGCGTTCCAGGCGCTGATGCGCTGCGACCACATCCGCCTGTAA
- the mtnP gene encoding S-methyl-5'-thioadenosine phosphorylase: MTTVGVIGGSGIYDLDQLQDVEEVSVDTPFGAPSDRYITGRLGGVKMVFLPRHGRGHRILPHEINYRANIYGMKALGVEWLISLSAVGSMREDIRPGDIVLVDQFIDWTRRRPSTFFGDGIAAHVAFGDPVSAPLRRILLDAAREEVAAGGGGERVHDGGTYLVMEGPQFSTRGESLLYRTWGVDVIGMTNMPEAKLAREAEISYATVALATDYDCWREEEEAVTVDAVVAIVRKNAELARRIVARAAARIPAERDCPAATALQNAIMTSPDAISAEVRERLGLLIAKYVR, from the coding sequence GTGACGACCGTAGGAGTGATCGGGGGCAGCGGGATCTACGATCTCGACCAGCTCCAGGATGTCGAGGAGGTGTCCGTCGACACGCCGTTCGGTGCGCCGTCGGATCGATACATCACCGGCCGCCTCGGCGGCGTCAAGATGGTGTTCTTGCCGCGCCACGGGCGCGGTCACCGCATTCTGCCGCACGAGATCAACTACCGGGCGAACATCTACGGGATGAAGGCGCTCGGCGTCGAGTGGTTGATCTCGCTGTCGGCGGTCGGGTCGATGCGCGAGGACATCCGCCCGGGCGACATCGTCCTCGTCGATCAATTCATCGACTGGACGCGCCGGCGGCCCAGCACGTTCTTCGGCGACGGGATCGCCGCGCACGTCGCGTTCGGCGATCCGGTGAGTGCGCCGCTGCGCCGCATTCTCCTCGACGCGGCGCGCGAAGAGGTGGCGGCGGGCGGCGGCGGCGAGCGGGTGCACGACGGCGGAACCTACCTGGTGATGGAGGGGCCCCAGTTTTCGACGCGCGGCGAATCGCTGCTGTACCGGACGTGGGGCGTGGACGTGATCGGCATGACGAACATGCCGGAGGCCAAGCTCGCGCGCGAGGCGGAGATCAGCTATGCGACGGTCGCCCTGGCGACCGACTACGACTGCTGGCGCGAGGAGGAGGAAGCGGTGACCGTCGACGCGGTCGTCGCGATCGTCCGCAAGAACGCCGAGCTGGCGCGGCGCATCGTCGCGCGGGCGGCGGCGCGCATACCGGCCGAGCGCGACTGCCCGGCCGCAACCGCGCTGCAAAACGCGATCATGACCAGCCCGGACGCGATCTCGGCCGAGGTGCGCGAGCGACTCGGCCTGCTGATCGCCAAGTACGTGCGATGA
- a CDS encoding NADP-dependent malic enzyme, whose protein sequence is MVRSDEALRYHTRGGRPGKIEVVPTKPLVTQRDLSLAYSPGVAEPCLAIAADPEKSYDYTARGNLVAVITNGTAVLGLGDIGALASKPVMEGKGCLFKKFADIDVFDIEIAETDPDKFVDIVAALEPTFGGINLEDIAAPASFEIERKLRERMTIPVFHDDQHGTAIITGAALINACDLTGRALADCRVVVSGAGASAIACAHFMVELGVDRRNIVLVDSKGVIYEGREGVNEYKAAFAGPDTGARSLADAMAGADVFLGLSRGGLVTQDMVRSMADRPIVFALANPDPEIPYADAMAARDDVIVATGRSDHPNQVNNVLGFPYIFRGALDVRATQINEAMKIACAKALAALARENVEDTVIDAYGGQPLQYGPLYLIPKPFDPRVLWWVAPAVARAAVESGVARLTIDPDEYAERLRRKHGGVGYAVMRNVVESAREQPKRIAFPEASNPKVLRACERVLEEGIAVPILLGRAEDIDRTASDVGLTELLGRVEVIDPVRSPRYDDYCERLYQRRQRKGMTLPAAQAMLRRSNAFGCMMVAEGDADGIVSGLKLSYRDTIRPALQIIGPQPGVRRITGMYMMVMKDRVKFIADATINIDPDVDTLVESALLVADAVRSFGITPRVALVSFSNFGSHPHPRAQKVRDALAAIRERRPELEVEGEMQADFAVDKAMLDELYPFHELSGDANVLIFPSLEAANASYKLLAKLGGATAVGPVLLGMAKPVTVLAREMSVEAIVNATAYTVKRAQEAEPLTPHLALKDSDL, encoded by the coding sequence ATGGTTCGCTCCGACGAAGCCCTTCGGTACCACACGCGCGGCGGCCGCCCCGGCAAGATCGAGGTCGTCCCGACCAAGCCGCTCGTGACCCAGCGCGACCTGTCGCTGGCGTACTCGCCCGGCGTGGCCGAGCCGTGCCTCGCGATCGCTGCCGATCCCGAAAAGAGCTACGACTATACCGCGCGCGGCAATCTCGTCGCGGTCATCACGAACGGCACCGCGGTACTCGGTCTCGGCGACATCGGCGCGCTGGCGAGCAAGCCGGTGATGGAGGGCAAAGGATGCCTGTTCAAGAAGTTCGCCGACATCGACGTGTTCGACATCGAGATCGCCGAGACGGATCCGGATAAGTTCGTGGACATCGTCGCGGCGCTCGAGCCGACGTTCGGCGGCATCAACCTCGAGGACATCGCCGCGCCCGCGTCGTTCGAGATCGAGCGCAAGCTGCGCGAGCGCATGACCATCCCCGTGTTCCACGACGATCAGCACGGGACCGCGATCATCACCGGGGCAGCGCTCATCAACGCCTGCGATCTCACCGGTCGCGCGCTCGCCGATTGCCGCGTCGTCGTATCCGGCGCGGGCGCCTCCGCGATCGCGTGCGCCCACTTCATGGTGGAGCTGGGCGTCGACCGTCGCAACATCGTGCTCGTCGACTCGAAAGGCGTCATCTATGAGGGGCGAGAGGGCGTCAACGAGTACAAGGCTGCGTTCGCCGGGCCGGACACCGGGGCGCGCAGTTTGGCGGACGCCATGGCCGGCGCCGACGTGTTCTTGGGCTTGTCGCGCGGCGGCCTGGTGACGCAGGACATGGTGCGGTCGATGGCCGACCGGCCGATCGTGTTCGCCCTGGCCAACCCCGACCCAGAGATTCCCTACGCTGACGCGATGGCTGCGCGCGACGACGTCATCGTTGCTACGGGACGGTCGGACCACCCGAACCAGGTCAACAACGTGCTCGGGTTCCCCTACATCTTTCGCGGCGCCCTCGACGTCCGCGCGACGCAGATCAACGAGGCGATGAAGATCGCGTGCGCGAAGGCGCTCGCCGCGCTGGCGCGCGAAAACGTCGAGGACACCGTGATCGACGCCTACGGTGGTCAGCCGCTGCAATACGGGCCGCTGTACCTCATTCCCAAGCCGTTCGATCCGAGGGTGCTGTGGTGGGTGGCGCCCGCCGTCGCTCGGGCGGCCGTGGAGTCCGGCGTAGCCCGGCTGACGATCGACCCGGACGAGTACGCCGAGCGCCTGCGGCGCAAGCACGGCGGGGTCGGCTACGCGGTCATGCGCAACGTGGTCGAGTCTGCGCGCGAGCAGCCCAAACGGATCGCGTTCCCCGAGGCGAGCAACCCGAAGGTGCTGCGGGCGTGCGAGCGCGTGCTCGAGGAGGGGATCGCCGTACCGATCCTGCTCGGTCGCGCGGAGGACATCGACCGGACCGCGTCGGATGTCGGCTTGACGGAGTTGCTCGGCCGCGTCGAGGTGATCGACCCGGTGCGGTCGCCGCGCTACGACGACTACTGCGAGCGGTTGTACCAGCGCCGCCAGCGCAAGGGCATGACGCTGCCCGCGGCGCAGGCGATGCTGCGCCGTTCGAATGCGTTCGGCTGCATGATGGTGGCCGAGGGCGACGCCGACGGAATCGTGTCGGGCCTGAAGCTGAGCTATCGCGACACGATCCGGCCAGCGCTGCAGATCATCGGTCCGCAGCCTGGCGTTCGCCGCATCACCGGCATGTACATGATGGTGATGAAGGATCGCGTCAAGTTCATTGCTGACGCAACCATCAATATCGATCCGGATGTCGATACGCTCGTCGAGAGCGCATTGTTGGTCGCGGATGCGGTCCGTTCGTTCGGGATCACTCCGCGGGTCGCGCTCGTGTCGTTTTCCAACTTTGGCTCTCACCCACATCCGCGCGCGCAGAAAGTGCGGGATGCGCTCGCCGCCATCCGCGAGCGGCGGCCGGAACTCGAGGTCGAGGGCGAGATGCAGGCGGACTTCGCGGTCGACAAGGCGATGCTCGACGAGTTGTATCCGTTCCACGAGCTGTCGGGCGACGCCAACGTATTGATCTTTCCGTCGCTCGAGGCGGCGAACGCGTCGTACAAGCTGCTGGCGAAGCTCGGCGGGGCGACCGCGGTCGGCCCGGTGCTGCTCGGCATGGCCAAGCCGGTGACCGTACTCGCGCGCGAGATGTCGGTCGAGGCGATCGTCAACGCCACCGCATACACGGTCAAGCGCGCGCAGGAAGCGGAGCCCCTAACGCCGCATCTCGCGCTCAAGGACAGCGATCTCTAG
- a CDS encoding M23 family metallopeptidase codes for MSSTPPTSRRAAAAALAVAAALAAAPSDARAQSAADRVRAADGWFARVAAVVAAVRDGLYRADELVMAPVDAPVASEFGFRRDPITRRRRLHKGLDFDADRGTPVRAAAPGRVVRARRKGAYGRVVVIDHGGGLTTVYAHLQRIRVRRGDLVPAGHIVGTVGSSGRTTGPHLHFEVHRDGKAIDPRRELPDSTGLRRQRGAGS; via the coding sequence ATGTCGTCCACCCCGCCCACATCGCGCCGCGCTGCCGCGGCGGCGCTGGCCGTGGCCGCCGCGCTCGCCGCGGCGCCATCGGATGCCCGCGCGCAGTCGGCCGCCGACCGCGTGCGCGCCGCGGACGGCTGGTTCGCCCGCGTCGCCGCGGTCGTGGCCGCCGTCCGCGACGGGCTCTACCGCGCCGACGAGTTGGTGATGGCTCCGGTCGATGCGCCGGTCGCGAGCGAGTTCGGCTTCCGCCGCGACCCGATCACGCGGCGGCGCCGACTCCACAAGGGGCTCGACTTCGACGCCGACCGCGGCACTCCAGTGCGCGCCGCGGCGCCGGGGCGGGTCGTCCGCGCTCGCCGCAAGGGCGCCTACGGGCGGGTGGTGGTGATCGACCACGGAGGTGGCCTCACGACCGTGTACGCCCACCTGCAGCGCATTCGCGTGCGCCGCGGCGACCTCGTGCCCGCCGGTCACATCGTCGGTACCGTCGGGTCGAGCGGGCGGACGACCGGCCCGCACCTGCACTTCGAGGTGCACCGCGACGGCAAGGCGATCGACCCGCGCCGTGAGCTGCCGGACTCGACGGGCCTGCGGCGCCAGCGCGGCGCCGGCTCGTAG
- a CDS encoding 3-hydroxyacyl-CoA dehydrogenase family protein, with protein MPKRVAFEDIATVTVIGAGTMGHGIAQVCAMAGYRTWLCDVDRAVAERAVARVRANLDKGIARGKVTEADRDAALARLAVADSIGAAAAESQLVIEAAPEKMDIKQALFREAEETAPAGALFGTNTSSLSIGGIASAVADPGRVVGLHFFNPVHIMKLLEIVRHEHNDDATIETCRRFAERIGKTPVVVKDVPGFATSRLGVAVGLEAIRMVEEGVASAADIDTAMRLGYGYPMGPLELSDLVGLDIRLHIADYLRDTLGERFEAPALLRDMVAAGKLGKKSGEGFYRWVDGKKV; from the coding sequence ATGCCGAAGCGCGTCGCATTCGAAGACATCGCCACGGTCACCGTGATCGGAGCGGGCACGATGGGCCACGGGATTGCGCAAGTCTGCGCGATGGCTGGCTATCGCACGTGGCTGTGCGACGTGGATCGCGCCGTCGCCGAACGCGCCGTGGCGCGCGTCCGCGCCAACCTCGACAAGGGCATCGCCCGCGGCAAGGTGACCGAGGCCGACCGGGACGCGGCTCTCGCGCGGCTGGCGGTGGCCGATTCGATCGGCGCGGCGGCGGCCGAGTCGCAGCTCGTGATCGAGGCGGCGCCCGAGAAGATGGACATCAAGCAGGCGCTGTTCCGCGAGGCAGAGGAGACCGCGCCGGCCGGCGCGCTGTTCGGCACCAACACCAGCTCGCTGTCCATCGGCGGGATCGCGTCGGCGGTGGCGGATCCGGGACGAGTCGTCGGACTGCACTTCTTCAATCCGGTTCACATCATGAAGCTGCTCGAGATCGTGCGGCACGAGCACAACGACGACGCGACGATCGAAACCTGCCGCCGATTCGCAGAGCGGATCGGCAAGACGCCGGTGGTCGTCAAGGACGTGCCTGGGTTCGCGACGAGCCGGCTCGGCGTGGCCGTGGGCCTCGAGGCGATTCGCATGGTGGAGGAGGGGGTCGCGTCGGCCGCGGACATCGACACGGCGATGCGGCTCGGCTACGGCTACCCGATGGGTCCGCTGGAATTGTCGGATCTCGTCGGCCTCGACATCCGCCTGCACATCGCCGACTACCTGCGCGACACTCTCGGCGAGCGCTTCGAGGCGCCGGCGCTGCTGCGCGACATGGTCGCGGCCGGCAAGCTCGGCAAGAAGTCGGGCGAAGGCTTCTACCGCTGGGTCGACGGCAAGAAGGTGTAG
- a CDS encoding MFS transporter yields MRAANRALAVVSVAVLLASSTWFSGTAAAPALARAWHLSPAASAWLTLSTQVGFIGGTFLYAATNLADVYNPRWVFFGSAVATAACNAAFALVADGLGSAVALRAATGVALAGVYPVGMKIVASWFRTGLGWRLGVMVGALTLGTATPYLLRAVGADLGWRAPVASSSVLAVAGGALMVVAVRDGPHLRDRAPFDPRAMIDVFRDDAFRYTAIGYFGHMWELYAFWSLVGAYVADAGVQAVPLVAFATVGVGALGCAAGGWLSRRVGERAVATWALATSGIACALSGVAHWLPAPVLVAFVLVWGVVVVADSPQFSALAARYCPPRYTGTALTVQNGVGFAVTLVTIQLVPVLAGAVGWRWAFAPLAAGPAVGLWAMARLRAVS; encoded by the coding sequence ATTCGCGCAGCAAACCGCGCGCTCGCCGTCGTCTCCGTGGCCGTGTTGCTCGCGTCGTCCACCTGGTTCAGCGGTACCGCGGCGGCGCCAGCGCTCGCGCGCGCCTGGCACCTGTCGCCGGCGGCGTCAGCGTGGCTCACGCTGTCGACGCAGGTGGGGTTCATCGGGGGCACGTTTCTGTATGCCGCGACGAACCTCGCCGACGTGTACAACCCGCGGTGGGTGTTTTTCGGTTCGGCTGTGGCGACCGCCGCGTGCAACGCCGCGTTCGCTCTGGTCGCCGACGGACTGGGTTCGGCGGTGGCGTTGCGCGCGGCGACCGGTGTCGCGCTCGCCGGCGTGTACCCGGTCGGCATGAAGATCGTCGCGTCGTGGTTTCGCACCGGGCTGGGCTGGCGACTCGGCGTGATGGTCGGTGCGCTCACGCTCGGTACCGCGACCCCGTACCTCCTGCGCGCGGTCGGCGCCGACCTGGGCTGGCGCGCACCGGTGGCGTCGTCGTCGGTGCTCGCGGTCGCGGGCGGCGCATTGATGGTCGTCGCGGTACGCGACGGTCCCCACCTGCGGGACCGCGCTCCGTTCGACCCGCGCGCGATGATCGACGTGTTCCGCGACGATGCGTTTCGCTATACGGCGATCGGGTATTTCGGCCACATGTGGGAGTTGTATGCGTTTTGGTCGCTGGTGGGCGCGTACGTGGCGGATGCCGGCGTGCAGGCGGTGCCGCTGGTTGCGTTTGCAACCGTAGGCGTCGGAGCGTTGGGCTGTGCGGCCGGCGGCTGGCTGTCGCGACGAGTGGGCGAGCGCGCGGTCGCGACCTGGGCGCTCGCAACGAGCGGCATCGCATGCGCGCTGTCGGGCGTCGCGCATTGGCTGCCGGCACCGGTGCTGGTGGCGTTCGTGCTGGTGTGGGGCGTCGTGGTCGTCGCCGACTCGCCGCAGTTTTCGGCGCTGGCGGCGCGCTACTGCCCGCCTCGCTATACCGGCACTGCGCTCACCGTACAAAATGGCGTCGGCTTCGCGGTCACGCTGGTCACGATCCAACTCGTCCCGGTGCTCGCCGGCGCGGTCGGTTGGCGGTGGGCGTTCGCGCCGCTGGCTGCCGGCCCTGCGGTCGGGCTATGGGCGATGGCGCGGCTGCGCGCGGTCAGTTGA